From the Oryzias latipes chromosome 22, ASM223467v1 genome, one window contains:
- the stac gene encoding SH3 and cysteine-rich domain-containing protein isoform X2, with the protein MIPPANTIQDDSGGNEEDRDQDETPKSPTTSNSQKETKLQRLKRSLSFKTKSIRSKSADNFFRNSSENKTELLSDVSSSTGHLCNIGMAPPHTTNLPIPPVPPAIPCAPPPTSRSQSRNPLQVDSAGHCFMEHIFKKPTFCDVCNHMIVGTTAKHVVFLAGNTAKHGLRCKSCKMSLHHKCENGVGQQRCMGKLPKGFRRYYSSPLLIQEQYGCIKEVLPIACGNKVDPVYEALRFGTSLAQKAKRASGSDSPNRNSISELDKVSEEVLAHSSRQELSRKHSDDVFTVFENGTERYHLTDRKYEDGYPNQLQRDMLKLNTYVALYDYAAQGSHDLEMRAGDRILLVDDSNNDWWKGVIEDRIGFFPSAFAHQLRAEEQVFRCNRAFIGCKEQSQLTLKKGQICVGSEIERNGFIRVTSGKKRGYVPCDVLEII; encoded by the exons CTGCAAAGACTCAAACGCTCGCTGTCCTTCAAGACCAAGAGCATTCGCAGCAAAAGCGCCGATAATTTCTTCCGGAACAGCAGCGAGAACAAGACGGAGCTCCTTTCGGACGTGAGCAGCAGCACGGGCCATCTCTGCAACATCGGGATGGCTCCCCCGCACACCACCAACCTCCCCATTCCCCCGGTGCCCCCTGCAATCCCCTGTGCTCCTCCTCCGACGTCGCGCTCCCAGTCACGCAACCCACTGCAAGTAGACTCTGCGGGACACTGCTTCATGGAGCACATCTTCAAAAAGCCCACCTTCTGTGATGTCTGCAACCACATGATTGTAG gcacGACGGCCAAGCATGTGGTGTTCCTGGCGGGAAACACGGCGAAACATGGCCTTCGTTGCAAATCCTGCAAGATGAGCCTCCACCACAAATGTGAGAATGGCGTTGGACAGCAGCGCTGCATGGGGAAACTG CCAAAAGGCTTTCGGCGCTACTACAGCTCCCCACTACTGATCCAGGAACAGTATGGCTGCATAAAAGAAGTTCTGCCCATCG CCTGTGGCAACAAAGTGGATCCAGTATATGAAGCATTGAGGTTCGGAACATCGCTGGCACAGAAGGCCAAGAGGGCCAGCGGCTCAGATTCTCCAAACAGAAACTCA ATCAGTGAGTTGGATAAGGTTTCTGAGGAAGTTCTGGCCCACAGCAGTAGACAGGAGCTGTCGAGAAAGCACAGCGATGACG tttttacagtttttgaaaatGGGACAGAGCGTTACCACCTGACTGACAGAAAATATGAGGATGGTTATCCG aatcagctgcagAGGGATATGCTCAAGCTCAACACCTACGTGGCCTTGTATGACTACGCTGCCCAAGGGAGCCATGACCTGGAGATGAG AGCTGGAGATAGAATTCTTTTGGTTGATGACTCCAACAACGACTGGTGGAAA ggGGTAATCGAAGACAGAATTGGTTTCTTCCCATCAGCCTTTGCTCATCAGCTCCGAGCTGAAGAACAGGTCTTCAGGTGCAACAGGGCTTTTATCGGCTGCAAGGAGCAAAGCCAGCTCACCTTGAAGAAGGGACAG ATCTGTGTCGGCAGTGAGATAGAACGCAACGGCTTCATCAGAGTGACGAGTGGAAAGAAGAGGGGTTACGTGCCCTGTGACGTCCTGGAGATCATCTGA
- the LOC101167662 gene encoding antimicrobial peptide NK-lysin, giving the protein MESTSVLLLAVLVISVWTISETGRVTLDDENQLEGSAEGLPGMCWGCKWMLKKVKAALGNTTKVEKIKSQLLNVCDKIGLLRSQCKKFVAKNLDVLTEELTTTDDVRTICVNVRACRPKELLDLTPLNEEPFMEVNSIP; this is encoded by the exons ATGGAGTCCACCTCCGTACTTCTTCTGGCCGTCTTGGTGATATCAG TCTGGACAATAAGTGAAACAGGCCGGGTGACACTTGACGATGAAAACCAGCTGGAGGGCTCCGCGGAGGGG CTTCCAGGGATGTGCTGGGGGTGTAAGTGGATGCTGAAGAAGGTGAAGGCAGCTTTAGGAAACACCACCAAAGTGGAG aaaataaaatctcagcTCTTAAATGTTTGTGATAAAATTGGATTACTGCGATCTCAGTGCAAAAAATTTGTTGCAAAAAACCTTGATGTTCTAACTGAGGAGCTCACAACTACAGACGATGTGAGGACGATCTGCGTGAACGTGAGAGCGTGCAG GCCAAAGGAGCTACTAGATCTGACCCCCCTAAATGAAGAACCATTCATGGAGGTCAATTCCATCCCCTAA